A window of the Serratia sarumanii genome harbors these coding sequences:
- a CDS encoding circularly permuted type 2 ATP-grasp protein translates to MLNINLSASPFFDEMLLAEGKHRGHYDAYWQWLQQADHQAVQRKREEAALLFHRVGITFNVYGDDDGAERLIPFDSVPRIIPAVEWAMLDRGIRQRVQALNAFLHDIYHQQHILKAGLIPAEQVLANDQYQPCMQGVDLHRDIYAHIVGVDMVRNSDGQYYVLEDNLRTPSGVSYMLENRKMMMRLYPELFARQRIAPVERYPSHLLQTLRESSPINDPTVVVLTPGRFNSAYFEHSFLAQQMGVELVESADLFVKDGAVFMRTTAGPCKVDVIYRRVDDAFLDPLAFRPDSMLGVPGLLSVYRAGNVVLANAIGTGVADDKSIYPYVPDMVRFYLQEEPILNNVPTWQCRHKNELSYVLANLEQMVVKEVHGAGGYGMLIGPTASKDELARFRALLLSRPQNYIAQNTLALSTCPTFVNDGLAPRHIDLRPFALSGAEIRLVPGGLTRVALAEGSLVVNSSQGGGTKDTWVLEDDLC, encoded by the coding sequence ATGCTGAATATCAATCTTTCCGCTTCACCGTTTTTTGATGAGATGCTTCTGGCTGAGGGAAAACACCGTGGCCACTACGACGCCTACTGGCAATGGCTGCAGCAGGCCGATCACCAGGCCGTGCAACGCAAGCGGGAAGAGGCTGCGCTGCTGTTTCACCGGGTGGGCATCACCTTCAACGTCTACGGCGACGATGACGGCGCTGAGCGGTTGATCCCGTTCGACAGCGTGCCGCGCATTATTCCGGCCGTCGAATGGGCGATGCTCGATCGCGGCATTCGCCAGCGCGTACAGGCGCTCAATGCCTTCCTGCATGACATTTACCACCAGCAGCATATTCTGAAGGCCGGCCTCATTCCGGCGGAGCAGGTGCTGGCCAACGATCAGTATCAACCCTGTATGCAAGGCGTTGATCTGCATCGCGATATCTATGCGCATATCGTCGGCGTGGACATGGTCCGCAACAGCGACGGCCAATACTACGTGCTGGAAGATAACTTGCGCACCCCGTCCGGCGTCTCTTACATGCTGGAAAACCGCAAAATGATGATGCGTCTCTATCCGGAACTGTTCGCCCGGCAACGCATCGCGCCGGTGGAGCGCTACCCGTCGCACCTGCTGCAAACGCTGCGCGAAAGCTCGCCCATCAACGATCCCACCGTGGTGGTGCTGACGCCGGGCCGCTTCAACAGCGCCTATTTTGAGCACAGTTTCCTGGCGCAGCAGATGGGGGTGGAGCTGGTCGAAAGCGCCGATCTGTTCGTCAAGGACGGCGCGGTCTTCATGCGCACCACCGCCGGGCCGTGCAAAGTGGACGTGATCTATCGTCGGGTGGACGACGCCTTCCTCGATCCGCTGGCGTTTCGGCCGGACTCGATGCTCGGCGTACCGGGGCTGCTGTCGGTGTATCGCGCCGGCAATGTGGTGCTGGCCAACGCCATCGGCACCGGCGTGGCCGACGACAAATCGATCTACCCCTACGTGCCGGATATGGTGCGCTTCTACCTGCAAGAGGAACCGATCCTCAACAACGTGCCAACCTGGCAGTGCCGACATAAAAACGAACTGTCGTATGTGCTGGCCAACCTCGAACAGATGGTCGTGAAAGAGGTGCACGGCGCCGGCGGCTACGGCATGTTGATCGGCCCCACGGCGAGCAAGGACGAGCTCGCCCGCTTCCGCGCTCTGCTGCTGTCTCGCCCGCAGAATTACATTGCGCAAAACACGCTGGCGCTGTCCACCTGCCCGACCTTCGTCAACGATGGTCTGGCGCCGCGGCATATCGATCTGCGGCCGTTCGCCCTCAGCGGCGCGGAGATCCGCCTGGTGCCCGGCGGCCTGACCCGGGTGGCGTTGGCGGAAGGTTCGCTGGTGGTGAACTCGTCGCAGGGCGGCGGCACCAAGGACACCTGGGTATTGGAGGACGACCTATGCTGA
- the ridA gene encoding 2-iminobutanoate/2-iminopropanoate deaminase, with product MSRNISTELAPAAIGPYVQGVDLGSMIITSGQIPVDPKTGAVADDVAAQARQSLENVKAIVEAAGLIVADIVKTTVFVKDLNDFATVNAAYEAFFTEHSAPFPARSCVEVARLPKDVKIEIEAIAVRR from the coding sequence ATGTCACGTAATATCAGCACTGAACTCGCCCCGGCAGCCATTGGTCCTTACGTGCAGGGCGTTGATCTGGGCAGCATGATCATCACTTCCGGCCAGATCCCGGTCGATCCGAAAACCGGCGCCGTCGCCGACGACGTGGCCGCTCAGGCGCGCCAGTCGCTGGAAAACGTCAAAGCGATCGTCGAAGCCGCCGGCCTGATCGTTGCCGACATCGTGAAAACCACCGTGTTCGTGAAAGATCTGAACGACTTCGCCACCGTCAACGCCGCGTACGAAGCCTTCTTCACCGAGCACAGCGCGCCGTTCCCGGCCCGCTCCTGCGTGGAAGTGGCGCGTCTGCCGAAAGACGTGAAGATCGAAATCGAAGCCATCGCCGTGCGTCGTTAA
- the pyrI gene encoding aspartate carbamoyltransferase regulatory subunit: MTHDNKLQVEAIKCGTVIDHIPAQIGFKLLTLFKLTATDQRITIGLNLPSNALGRKDLIKIENTFLTEQQANQLAMYAPKATVNRIDNYEVVRKLTLSLPDHIDGVLTCPNSNCISRSEPVASSFSVKPRDGEVHLKCRYCEKEFEHQVVLQAD; encoded by the coding sequence ATGACTCACGACAACAAACTGCAGGTCGAAGCGATCAAATGCGGCACGGTGATCGACCACATTCCGGCGCAGATCGGTTTCAAACTGCTGACGCTGTTCAAACTGACCGCCACCGACCAGCGCATCACCATTGGCCTGAACTTGCCCTCCAACGCGCTGGGCCGCAAGGATCTGATCAAGATCGAGAACACCTTCCTGACCGAGCAGCAGGCCAACCAGCTGGCGATGTACGCGCCGAAGGCCACGGTAAACCGCATCGATAACTACGAAGTGGTGCGCAAGCTGACCCTCAGCCTGCCTGACCACATCGACGGGGTGCTGACCTGCCCGAACAGCAACTGCATCAGCCGCAGCGAGCCGGTGGCGTCGAGCTTCAGCGTGAAGCCGCGCGACGGCGAAGTGCACCTGAAGTGCCGCTATTGCGAGAAAGAGTTCGAGCATCAGGTGGTGTTGCAGGCCGACTGA
- the pyrB gene encoding aspartate carbamoyltransferase has product MANPLYHKHIISINDLSREDLELVLRTAAGLKANPQPELLKHKVIASCFFEASTRTRLSFETSMHRLGASVVGFADGSNTSLGKKGETLADTISVISTYVDAIVMRHPQEGAARMASEFSGNVPVLNAGDGANQHPTQTLLDLFTIQETQGRLSNLSIAMVGDLKYGRTVHSLTQALAKFEGNRFYFIAPDALAMPAYILKMLEEKGIEYSLHSSIEEVVPELDILYMTRVQKERLDPSEYANVKAQFVLRAADLAGARANLKVLHPLPRIDEIATDVDKTPHAYYFQQAGNGIFARQALLALVLNADLAL; this is encoded by the coding sequence ATGGCCAACCCGCTGTATCACAAACACATCATCTCTATTAACGATCTCAGCCGCGAGGATCTGGAGCTGGTGCTGCGCACCGCCGCCGGTCTGAAAGCCAACCCGCAGCCGGAACTGTTGAAACACAAGGTGATCGCCAGCTGCTTCTTCGAAGCCTCGACCCGTACCCGCCTGTCGTTCGAGACCTCGATGCACCGCCTCGGCGCCTCGGTAGTCGGTTTCGCCGACGGCAGCAACACCTCGCTCGGCAAGAAAGGCGAAACCCTGGCCGACACCATCTCGGTGATCAGCACCTACGTGGACGCCATCGTGATGCGCCACCCGCAGGAAGGCGCGGCGCGCATGGCCTCGGAGTTCTCCGGCAACGTGCCGGTGCTCAACGCCGGCGACGGCGCCAACCAGCACCCGACCCAGACCCTGCTGGATCTGTTCACCATCCAGGAAACCCAGGGTCGCCTGAGCAACCTCAGCATCGCCATGGTCGGCGACCTGAAGTACGGCCGCACCGTGCACTCGCTCACCCAGGCGCTGGCCAAGTTCGAAGGCAACCGTTTCTACTTCATCGCCCCGGACGCGCTGGCGATGCCGGCCTACATCCTGAAAATGCTGGAAGAGAAAGGCATCGAGTACAGCCTGCACAGCAGCATTGAAGAAGTGGTGCCGGAACTGGATATTCTCTACATGACCCGGGTACAGAAAGAGCGCCTCGATCCTTCCGAGTACGCCAACGTGAAAGCGCAGTTCGTGCTGCGCGCCGCGGATCTGGCCGGCGCGCGCGCCAACCTCAAGGTGCTGCACCCGCTGCCGCGCATCGACGAGATCGCCACCGACGTGGATAAAACGCCGCATGCCTACTACTTCCAGCAGGCGGGCAACGGCATCTTCGCCCGCCAGGCGCTGCTGGCGCTGGTGCTTAACGCAGATTTGGCTCTTTAA
- a CDS encoding ABC transporter substrate-binding protein has protein sequence MKAKLLPLFLLTALPAAALAATPPNTLVVVQSLDDIVSLDPAEANELSSIQTVPSLYQRLVQADRDDPAKVAPVLAESWQSDAAAKTLTVKLRPQAAFASGNPLTADDVIFSYSRAVKMNKSPAFILNVLGWQPDNIDAQLKKIDEHTVQLRWTADVSPAVALNILSTPIASIVDSKAALANVKDGDFGNAWLKMHSAGSGPFKMRVYQPHQAIVLDANPTTPGDKPQLKNIIIKNVPDPATRRLLIQQGDADIARELGADQTDTLKNQPGVKVLEIPSAEQNYLVFNTGNGANPLLNNPAFWEAARYLVDYQGITKDLLKGQYFVHQSFLPVGLPGALETNPFSYDPAKAKAILAKAGITHATFTLDVENKPPFITIAQALQGSFAAAGVKVELLPAAGSQVYSRVRARQHQAAIRLWIPDYFDAHSNASAFAYNDGKSSTVAGLNGWQIPQLNQQTLAALAEADPAKRRALYTAMQQELQRSSPYVFIDQAKTEVVLRDNVKGYQQGLNADMVYYDRVSK, from the coding sequence ATGAAAGCCAAACTCTTGCCGCTGTTCCTGCTCACCGCCCTGCCCGCCGCCGCGTTAGCCGCCACGCCGCCGAATACGCTGGTGGTGGTGCAATCGCTGGATGACATCGTCAGCCTCGATCCGGCGGAAGCCAACGAACTCTCCAGCATCCAGACGGTGCCCAGCCTGTATCAGCGGCTGGTGCAGGCGGATCGCGACGATCCGGCCAAGGTAGCGCCGGTGCTGGCGGAAAGCTGGCAGAGCGATGCGGCGGCCAAAACGCTGACGGTGAAACTGCGGCCGCAGGCGGCGTTCGCCTCCGGCAACCCGCTGACCGCCGACGACGTGATCTTTTCCTACAGCCGCGCGGTCAAGATGAACAAGTCGCCGGCGTTCATCCTCAACGTGCTCGGCTGGCAGCCGGACAACATCGACGCGCAGCTGAAGAAGATCGACGAACATACGGTGCAGCTGCGCTGGACGGCGGACGTCAGCCCGGCGGTGGCGCTGAATATTCTTTCGACGCCGATCGCCTCGATCGTCGACAGCAAGGCGGCGCTGGCCAACGTCAAAGACGGCGACTTCGGCAACGCCTGGCTGAAAATGCACTCCGCCGGCAGCGGCCCGTTCAAGATGCGCGTCTATCAGCCGCATCAGGCGATCGTGCTGGACGCCAACCCCACCACGCCGGGCGACAAGCCGCAGCTGAAAAACATCATCATTAAAAACGTGCCGGATCCGGCCACCCGCCGCCTGCTGATCCAGCAGGGCGACGCCGATATCGCCCGCGAACTGGGCGCCGATCAGACCGACACGCTGAAAAACCAACCGGGCGTCAAGGTGCTGGAGATCCCGTCCGCCGAACAAAACTACCTGGTGTTCAACACCGGCAACGGCGCCAATCCGCTGCTGAACAACCCGGCCTTCTGGGAAGCGGCGCGCTATCTGGTGGATTATCAGGGCATCACGAAGGATCTGCTGAAGGGCCAATACTTCGTGCACCAGAGCTTCCTGCCGGTCGGGCTGCCGGGCGCGCTGGAGACCAACCCGTTCAGCTACGATCCGGCCAAGGCGAAAGCCATCCTGGCCAAGGCAGGCATCACCCACGCCACCTTTACGCTGGACGTAGAGAACAAACCGCCGTTCATCACCATCGCGCAGGCTCTGCAGGGCAGCTTCGCCGCCGCTGGCGTGAAGGTCGAGCTGCTGCCGGCTGCGGGCAGCCAGGTTTACTCCCGCGTGCGCGCCAGGCAGCATCAGGCGGCGATCCGCCTGTGGATCCCGGATTACTTCGACGCCCACTCCAACGCCAGCGCCTTCGCCTACAACGACGGCAAAAGCAGCACGGTGGCCGGGCTGAACGGCTGGCAGATCCCGCAGTTGAACCAGCAGACTCTGGCGGCGCTGGCCGAAGCCGATCCGGCCAAGCGCCGCGCGCTGTATACCGCCATGCAGCAGGAACTGCAGCGCAGTTCGCCGTACGTGTTTATCGATCAGGCCAAAACCGAAGTGGTGCTGCGCGACAACGTCAAAGGCTACCAGCAGGGGCTGAACGCCGACATGGTCTACTACGATCGCGTCAGCAAATAG
- the argF gene encoding ornithine carbamoyltransferase — protein MSTGNAFYQRHFLRLMDFTPAELQALLKLAADLKQAKKQGQEQRRLQGKNIALIFEKDSTRTRCSFEVAAFDQGAQVTYLGPSGSQIGHKESMKDTARVLGRLYDGIQYRGYGQALVETLAQHAGVPVWNGLTDEFHPTQLLADLLTVQEHLPGKALSEVKLAYVGDARNNMGNTLLEAAALAGMDLRLVAPKACWPQPELVAECQALAQQTGAKLTLTEDIAEGVQDADFLYTDVWVSMGEPKETWQERIALLRPYQVNMAMLKLTGNPNVKFLHCLPAFHDDQTTLGKQMAQQYDLHGGMEVTDEVFESAHSVVFDQAENRLHTIKAVLVATLSETL, from the coding sequence ATGAGCACCGGCAATGCGTTCTACCAACGTCACTTTCTGAGGTTAATGGATTTCACCCCCGCCGAGCTGCAGGCGCTGCTGAAACTGGCGGCCGATCTGAAGCAGGCCAAGAAGCAGGGGCAGGAACAGCGCCGGCTGCAGGGCAAAAACATTGCGCTCATCTTCGAAAAAGACTCGACCCGCACGCGATGCTCTTTCGAAGTTGCCGCATTCGATCAGGGCGCGCAGGTCACTTACCTCGGCCCGAGCGGCAGCCAGATCGGCCATAAGGAGTCGATGAAAGACACCGCCCGGGTGCTGGGCCGCCTGTACGACGGTATTCAGTATCGCGGCTACGGCCAGGCGCTGGTGGAAACCCTGGCGCAGCACGCCGGCGTGCCAGTGTGGAACGGCCTAACCGACGAGTTTCACCCTACCCAATTGCTGGCGGACCTGCTCACCGTGCAGGAACACCTGCCGGGCAAGGCGCTGAGTGAAGTGAAGCTGGCGTACGTCGGCGACGCGCGCAACAACATGGGCAACACGCTGCTGGAAGCCGCCGCGCTGGCGGGCATGGATCTGCGGCTGGTGGCGCCGAAGGCCTGCTGGCCACAGCCGGAGCTGGTGGCCGAATGCCAGGCGCTGGCGCAGCAAACCGGCGCGAAACTCACCCTGACCGAAGACATCGCCGAAGGGGTGCAAGACGCCGACTTCCTCTACACCGACGTGTGGGTGTCGATGGGTGAACCGAAAGAGACCTGGCAGGAGCGTATCGCGCTGCTGCGGCCGTATCAGGTCAACATGGCGATGCTGAAGCTGACCGGCAACCCGAACGTGAAGTTTCTGCACTGCCTGCCGGCGTTCCACGACGATCAAACCACGCTCGGCAAGCAGATGGCGCAGCAGTACGATCTGCACGGCGGCATGGAAGTGACCGACGAAGTGTTCGAGTCGGCGCACAGCGTGGTGTTCGATCAGGCGGAAAACCGGCTGCACACCATCAAGGCGGTGCTGGTCGCCACCCTGAGCGAAACCCTCTGA
- the rraB gene encoding ribonuclease E inhibitor RraB, translating to MANRELLEEQREETRLIIEELLEDGSDPDALYTIEHHLSAEKFEVLEQAAVEAFKLGYEVTDAEELEVEDGSMVMCCDVISEVGLNAELIDAQVEQLVALAERCGVNYDGWGTYFEDPNGEDGEDDEDGDYIDEDDDGKRH from the coding sequence ATGGCAAACCGCGAATTGCTGGAAGAACAACGTGAAGAGACCCGCCTGATCATCGAAGAACTGCTGGAAGACGGCAGCGATCCGGACGCGCTCTACACCATCGAGCACCATCTGTCCGCCGAGAAATTTGAGGTTCTGGAGCAGGCCGCCGTTGAGGCCTTCAAGCTGGGCTACGAAGTGACCGACGCCGAAGAGCTGGAAGTGGAAGACGGTTCGATGGTGATGTGCTGCGACGTGATCAGCGAAGTCGGCCTGAACGCCGAGCTGATCGACGCCCAGGTCGAGCAGCTGGTGGCGCTGGCGGAACGCTGCGGCGTCAACTACGACGGCTGGGGCACCTACTTCGAAGATCCGAACGGTGAAGACGGTGAGGATGACGAAGACGGCGACTACATCGACGAAGACGACGACGGCAAACGCCACTGA
- the miaE gene encoding tRNA isopentenyl-2-thiomethyl-A-37 hydroxylase MiaE, translating to MTYQSLLAPILSFLHCETPDAWIDAARRPENLQLLLTDHLVCELKAAQTGMWLIRRYVADKESGDALLALLRPYEAFLHEAQGAPDTLFRQGQFTRKILPKNGSAYGQDLADRMVLLIKEELHHFSQVLEIMQARGIPYRKITASRYAKGMIREIRTHDPATLIDKLICGAYIEARSCERFAKLAPHLDDELNRFYVSLLRSEARHYQDYLTLAEQIAGGDISERVAHFGRLEAELILSPDSELRFHSGVPAAA from the coding sequence ATGACATACCAATCCCTGTTAGCCCCGATTTTAAGCTTCCTGCACTGTGAAACCCCCGACGCCTGGATCGACGCCGCGCGCCGTCCGGAAAACCTGCAGCTGTTGCTGACCGACCACCTGGTGTGCGAGCTGAAAGCCGCGCAGACCGGCATGTGGCTGATCCGCCGTTACGTGGCGGACAAAGAGAGCGGTGACGCGCTGTTGGCGCTGCTGCGCCCTTACGAGGCGTTTCTGCACGAAGCGCAGGGCGCGCCGGACACGCTGTTTCGTCAGGGCCAGTTCACCCGCAAGATCCTGCCGAAAAACGGCTCGGCCTACGGCCAGGATCTGGCGGATCGCATGGTGCTGTTGATCAAGGAAGAGTTGCATCACTTCTCGCAGGTGCTGGAGATCATGCAGGCGCGTGGGATCCCGTATCGCAAGATCACCGCCAGCCGCTACGCCAAGGGCATGATCCGCGAGATCCGCACCCACGATCCGGCGACGCTGATCGACAAACTGATCTGCGGCGCCTACATCGAAGCGCGATCCTGCGAACGCTTCGCCAAACTGGCGCCGCACCTGGACGACGAGCTGAACCGCTTTTACGTCTCGCTGCTGCGATCCGAAGCGCGCCACTATCAGGACTACCTGACGCTGGCCGAGCAGATCGCCGGCGGTGACATCAGCGAACGGGTGGCGCATTTCGGCCGCCTCGAGGCTGAGCTGATCCTGTCGCCGGACAGCGAACTGCGCTTTCACAGCGGCGTGCCCGCCGCCGCCTGA
- a CDS encoding GMC family oxidoreductase translates to MSENTFDYIIVGAGSAGCVLAAQLIRRTPARVLLLEAGGDDNNLFIKMPAGVAKIIAKKSWPYETEPEPHANNRRMQIAQGKVLGGSSSVNGMIYLRGQPQDYDDWAERYGCTGWSYREVLPYFKRAEANESLSDDYHGADGLLPVSENRYRHPLSMAFIRAGQELNLPYRNDFNGDSQHGVGFYQTTTHNGERASTARTYLKAVRDERRLVVKLNALAHRLTFEGNVATGVVYSQNGGAEVTARATKEVIVSAGAVGSPKLLMLSGIGPRDHLQQLGIEVRADLPVGKNFHDHLHMSINVSTREPISLFGADRGLQALSHGAQWLAFRSGVLSSNVLEGAAFTDSQGDGRPDVQIHFLPLLDSWDDVPGEPLPNIHGFTLKVGYLQPKARGEVLLRSSNPRDPVKLHANYLGHPDDLAGSVRAVKFGLDFLQTAALKPLIKNLLMPQPEWTRDEAQLEEFVRNFCKTVYHPVGSCRMGPSPQDAVTDPQLRVHGFEQLRVIDCSVMPQLTSGNTNAPTIMLAEKAVDLLLGAPQ, encoded by the coding sequence ATGTCGGAAAATACCTTTGATTACATCATCGTCGGCGCCGGTTCCGCCGGCTGCGTGCTGGCGGCGCAGCTGATCCGCCGCACCCCGGCGCGGGTGCTGCTGCTGGAAGCCGGCGGCGACGACAATAACCTGTTCATCAAGATGCCGGCCGGGGTGGCCAAGATCATCGCCAAAAAGAGCTGGCCCTACGAGACAGAGCCGGAACCGCACGCCAACAACCGCCGCATGCAGATCGCACAGGGCAAGGTGCTGGGCGGCAGCAGCTCGGTCAACGGCATGATCTACCTGCGCGGCCAGCCGCAGGACTACGACGACTGGGCCGAACGCTACGGCTGCACCGGCTGGAGCTACCGCGAGGTGCTGCCCTACTTCAAACGCGCCGAGGCCAATGAAAGCCTGTCGGACGACTACCACGGCGCCGACGGGCTGCTGCCGGTCAGCGAAAACCGCTACCGCCACCCGCTCAGCATGGCGTTTATCCGCGCCGGCCAGGAGCTGAACCTGCCCTACCGCAACGACTTCAACGGCGACAGCCAGCACGGGGTCGGTTTCTACCAAACCACCACCCACAACGGCGAACGCGCCAGCACTGCCCGCACCTACCTGAAGGCGGTGCGCGACGAACGGCGGCTGGTGGTGAAACTGAACGCCCTGGCGCACCGGCTGACCTTCGAGGGCAACGTCGCCACCGGCGTGGTCTACAGCCAGAACGGCGGCGCGGAAGTCACCGCGCGCGCCACCAAAGAGGTGATCGTCAGCGCCGGCGCGGTCGGTTCGCCGAAGCTGCTGATGCTGTCCGGCATCGGCCCGCGCGACCACCTGCAACAGCTGGGCATTGAGGTGCGGGCGGATCTGCCGGTGGGCAAAAACTTCCACGACCACCTGCACATGTCGATCAACGTCAGCACCCGCGAGCCGATCAGCCTGTTCGGCGCCGATCGCGGCCTGCAGGCGCTGAGCCACGGCGCGCAGTGGCTGGCGTTTCGCAGCGGCGTGCTCTCATCCAACGTGCTGGAAGGCGCCGCCTTCACCGACAGCCAGGGCGACGGCCGGCCGGACGTGCAGATCCACTTCCTGCCGCTGCTGGACAGCTGGGACGACGTGCCCGGCGAGCCGCTGCCGAACATTCACGGCTTCACGCTCAAGGTCGGCTACCTGCAGCCGAAGGCGCGCGGCGAAGTGCTGCTGCGCAGCAGCAACCCGCGCGATCCGGTCAAGCTGCACGCCAACTACCTCGGCCACCCGGACGATCTGGCCGGCAGCGTGCGCGCGGTGAAGTTCGGCCTGGATTTCCTGCAAACCGCGGCGCTGAAGCCGCTGATCAAAAATCTGCTGATGCCGCAGCCGGAGTGGACGCGCGACGAAGCGCAGCTGGAAGAGTTCGTACGCAACTTCTGCAAGACGGTGTATCACCCGGTGGGCAGCTGCCGCATGGGGCCGTCGCCCCAGGACGCGGTGACCGATCCGCAGCTGCGGGTGCACGGATTTGAGCAGCTGCGGGTGATCGACTGCTCGGTGATGCCGCAGCTCACCAGCGGCAACACCAATGCACCGACCATCATGCTGGCGGAAAAGGCGGTGGATCTGTTGCTGGGCGCGCCGCAGTAA
- a CDS encoding GNAT family N-acetyltransferase — translation MTTATPARLLVRSITAEDNTAIAHVIREVSAEHGLTADKGYTVSDPNLDALYQLYSLPRSAYWVIEVDGQVAGGGGIAPLQGGADDICELQKMYFLPVLRGKGLAKRLALQALDFARQHGFRCCYLETTASLTQAVALYEHLGFEHIDHAMGATGHVDCEVTMLKTL, via the coding sequence ATGACAACAGCAACCCCGGCGCGCCTGCTGGTGCGCTCCATCACGGCGGAAGACAATACCGCCATTGCTCACGTCATTCGCGAAGTCTCCGCCGAGCACGGCCTGACGGCGGATAAAGGCTATACCGTCTCCGATCCCAATCTGGACGCCCTGTATCAGCTCTACAGCCTGCCGCGCAGCGCTTACTGGGTGATCGAGGTGGACGGCCAGGTCGCCGGCGGCGGCGGCATCGCGCCGCTGCAGGGCGGCGCAGACGATATTTGCGAATTGCAGAAGATGTATTTCCTGCCGGTGTTGCGCGGCAAGGGATTGGCGAAACGCCTGGCGCTGCAGGCGCTGGATTTCGCCCGCCAGCACGGCTTCCGCTGTTGTTACCTCGAGACCACCGCCAGCCTGACGCAGGCCGTTGCGCTGTACGAACACCTGGGCTTCGAACACATCGACCACGCGATGGGCGCTACCGGCCACGTCGATTGCGAAGTCACCATGCTGAAAACGCTGTAA